The window ATGCTATTTCTCCGATCATTGAGGCTCTCACTAACTCTTGCTTATCTAAACCTAATTTAAGCAAATTATTTACACCAACTACAGCTGCGACAGCAGAAGCTCCGCTGCTTCCTAGCCCTAAGCCTGCAGGTATTCCTTTAATAACTTTTATTTTAACTTTGACTTTCACATCAAGTTCGTTCAATAACTTGTATACTGCATACGAAGCTGAGTTCTTATCTACCTCATTGGGAACACCATCACCAGTGACGAGAACTTGTAAAGTTGAGTTTGGAATCGCTTCCATTTCAACACTGTCTTCGAAGGCGTCATGTGCTAATGCCAATATGTCGAATCCTGCTCCAAGATTAGCTGAAGAGGAGTATGCTTTAATTAACATGTTGATGATTCTGTCTTTTCAGATTAAAAATGTTTAACCCCTAAAATATTTCTTAATATCTTGATTCCTTACAATAATTTCTAATTTTTCCTTACCTATTACTTTACCGTCCTTATGGAACGTAGCTGGGATAATAATTTTTGCCTTATCCATTAGTTGTAGGGCAACTGAAGGATATCTTAATTTGACTACAGGGTCTTTTACTAATTTACTTAATCCTACCCACTCTAGGTAGCCCACGTACTCATTACCTTCGCCTGTCTCTATAATGTTTCTCTCCTTACTTAAATCTCCCTTAAAGTTAGAATCATATAAATTACTTATTACGATAACATCCCCTATACCGTATTTGATTGCCTTAAGTCCTATATAAGATCCAAAGGGTAGCACTCTAAATCCTCTTGGATATAGCGTAGGCTCTTCTTCACCTATGTATACGGGTCTCTCATCTAATGATCTAAGGTAAACACTTACCTCACTTCCCTCTTCTATATTTTCGCCTGGGTTTACAATAATGTAACCGTCTGCAGTAGAAAAAACTCCTATCATGTAGCTGTCAAAAGGCATCCCTATAGCATAATATTTTCCATCTTTTTTAATTAAATAGACTGGAATATATGTGGTCCTATTATAATCTGATTTTACTTCATTTATTATAGTTGCCTTTATGGTATATCTATAGGAAGAAATGTTATACATTATATCTATATATTTATCAACTACTTCTTCATTTATCACCATTGTAGATGTTATATTTCCTGGTAATCCGAAAACAGGTTTACCCTTAATTTCTGCTAGTATTGCAGGCTTTCCTGGTTTTATTTTTAAGCCATGAACTATAATTTTACCTTCCTCTTTGATCACTTGATGTACATAATCTTTTTCTCCTGCACTTGACCCCCCTGTTACTATGACGATGTCTGCTTTTTCTATGCCTTCCAGTATCTCTCTTCTAATTAATTCTTTATCATCGTTTACATGTGTCCTTTTTATAACCTCATAGCCTTTAGATAAGTAATAAGCTTGCAAGTAGTACGAGTTACTCTCATAAATCTTTCCTGGATCAAGGTCTTTACCTGGTTCTACTAATTCATCTCCAGTAATAATAATATATATCCTTGGTCTTTTGTAAACTAAAACTTGCCTTATTCCAATTGATGCTAAAAGGGCTATCTTATAAGGGTTTAATCTCTCACCTCTTCTTACCACCAATGTTCCCTTAGGTATGTCTGTACCGATCCAACCTATGTTTTCACCAAAACTTAATTTCTTACTTACCTTTACCTTGTTCCCCTCAATTACTGTATTTTCAACCTTAACGACTGCTGTTGCCCCTTCAGGAATTGGTGAACCAGTGTCCACTTCGACTGCTTCTCCATTGCCTATCCTGATCTCCTTATATTCGCCAATTCTAATCTTATCTATTACTGTAAATTCCCCAGGGCAATGGTCATGCTTTATCGCAAATCCATCAACTGTGGATCGAGAGAAAGGGGGTAAAGGTATGTCAGATATTATGTCCTCAGCTACAATCCTGTTTAACGAGTCTTCAAGATTTATCCTTTCCACTTCTAATTGCTTTACTCCAAATTCGTTTAGGAATTTAGCTAGAGCATCCTGAGGATAAAGTAGTTCTGAATCCTTAAGAATCGCTCTCATAAAAATATATTCAAAAAACTACATAATATCTTTACTTACATAACGATTAATGCGGCTTTTTTCAACTCGTCCAATACAGTTAAAATTGGCTCTCGAACTTGATCAGACGGAAGATTTGTATCATTACTCGCTCTGTCAACAATCTCGGTCACAGTTCGATTACCATCACATAATTCCCAAACATAATAAGCTATAGGTGCAAGCTCATAAACCTTCTCTTCGGATAACTTTATCACGTAGCCTTCTTCTTCTCCACTTTTAGTTACATCAATCAGTTCTCCTACCTTTTGTGGCTTAAGATCTTTTACTTCATCAAAATTCATTCATCTTCCTCTCCTTCGCTCTCTCTCCGCGGCCTAAATCCACCTCTTCTTCCTCCGAATCTTCTGCCTCCTCTTCCTCCTCCTCTGTATTCTCCTGCAGAAGGTGTTGTTTCAGGTATGGATTCAGCCTCGGGTATATTGTTATCCTCAGCCTCAGAAACATTAGATTTGCTTCCTGCATTTAACTGTACTTTACCCTTATAAGCCGTAGTCCATGCATTTGCAATTTTTATCACAGAACCAGATTTAATAGTTCCAGCAAGATTTCCCCATAAAGTTAGTTTTATTCTACCTGTTTCATCTCCGACAACTGCTTCGCTTATAGTTCTTGTCCCATTCTTTGTTTGTATAACTCTTGGCTCGCTTGCTTCTATTACTCTAACAGTTATATTTACATTTTCCATTCCAGGTTTTAAACTATTTACCTTGTCTACCATTTATTCTCGACTCACGAATTTTGTAAATAATATCTCTCTATTCAGGTATAAAAATCTGTGTTATAATCCTATTGAGAGTTACTAACATTTGTTTTTAAGCTAGTAGATTATAAGATTAAATTGGGATAGTCTGTGAGTAATAGTGTTAATGCCAATCATCTATTAGATTATCCAAAGAAATTTTTAGAAATGCTATCTGCCCCGTTTGTAGGCAGAGAAGAGGAAGCAAGAGTATTAACATTAGCATTGCTTTCCAAAGAGCACGTAATACTAATTGGTGAGCCAGGAACTGCCAAATCAGCTTTAGCTAGAAGAGCGGCAGATCTAATGAGTGCGAAGTTCTTCATGTATTTGTTAACCAAGTATACGGAGCCTGCAGAATTATTCGGAGCATTAGATGTTAATGCGCTGAAGCAAGGCATATACAAAAGGATTACCAAAGACAGATTACCAGAATCAGAAATTGCCTTTCTCGATGAGATTTTTAATGCAAATTCTGCTATATTAAACGCGCTATTATCCTTATTAAATGAGAGAGTTATATATGACGGTTATAACGTTATAAAAGTTCCTCTACGAACACTAATAAGCGCAAGTAACAGGGTTCCAGATGAACCAGAATTAGACGCATTATATGATAGACTGTTGTTAAGGCACTACGCAAGACCAGTAAGTGAAGATCAGTGGAAGGACCTTATAAATTCAGCATGGGACTATGAGTTTTCAGACAAATGGCATATAAGTCAAACAATCATGACCATATCTCAATTAGACGAATTATACTCTCTAATACCTCAAGTAGATCTGTCTGCTGTAAAATCGAAACTACTAAAGCTTTACGCAATGTTAGAGGAAAAAGGTATACATTTAACGGATAGAAGAAAGGGAAAAGTTTTGAAGATAGCTGCATCTCATGCTTTACTAAATGGTAGGTTGAAGGCTATAGAAGAGGACTTGATTGTTCTGAAGTATATTGCACCCAAAGAGATTGATGATTTTGAAAAGGTGTCCGCCCTATTATCAGAGGAATTAAAAACACCAATTAAGTACATGAAAGAACTTAATGAAATCTACTCTAACATAAAAGAGGCAACAAAATATGTGGATGCTGCTAATGAGTCTGATCCCAGGTTAGTGGAGTTAATAAGGAGCCTAAGAGCTACGAGGGATAGGGTAATCGCTTTAGGTAAGGAAAGCGGAGATGAAAAAGTGGAAGAATTCTCGAAAGATGTAATAAATGAAATAGATAAGTTATTAGAAAAAGTTGCAAGAAAGCTGGGGATATATCCTTGAGCGAGGATGGTTTTTTAAGAGGAGTCGATTATTTAGATCCCTTAGTTAAATATAGAGGAGAAAGGTTAGGTTACACTCTTAAGAAACTCACTGGTAAAGATCTTCAACTAGAAGATGGATTTTTAGTAGATACTTATTACATTCACTATTTACCTATGCCAATTCCAGTTACAAAAGAAGAAGTAAACAAAGGAAAAGAGGTAATGTATAACTTCATTAACATGATGTTGGATTCTGAGTTGGTTATAAAGAATAGAAACTACTCCATTGCTAACTCAGCAGTTAGTATGGCTCTATCTGTAAGTTACATTCAAAATTTGATTGAGGAGCTAGAGAGAATCAAAAGAACATCGCAATCCCAAGAAGAGAGGGAAATGGCAGAACAAATATTAAACGGTCTAATGAAGGGGAGTGGCGGAAAAGAGAGCAATACCAAAAATAATGAGGAGAATCAAAAGATGGAGAGACTAATGAAACAAGTACATGAAAAAGCGTTGAGTAAAGCAGTGGAAGACGCTGAGGCAGTAAAGAACATGCAAAGAATAGTAGGAGGAAATGGTGCAGGTACTGGTTCTATACTTAACTTTGAAGGAGAGATTCACGAGGTCTTGAGGTTGGCGAGAAACACCGAGATTAAGAAGATATTGGAGTTCCTAAATGGAATGCCAAGGTTAGGTAGCTACACTAAGAAGAGGACTG is drawn from Sulfolobus acidocaldarius SUSAZ and contains these coding sequences:
- a CDS encoding ATPase AAA gives rise to the protein MSNSVNANHLLDYPKKFLEMLSAPFVGREEEARVLTLALLSKEHVILIGEPGTAKSALARRAADLMSAKFFMYLLTKYTEPAELFGALDVNALKQGIYKRITKDRLPESEIAFLDEIFNANSAILNALLSLLNERVIYDGYNVIKVPLRTLISASNRVPDEPELDALYDRLLLRHYARPVSEDQWKDLINSAWDYEFSDKWHISQTIMTISQLDELYSLIPQVDLSAVKSKLLKLYAMLEEKGIHLTDRRKGKVLKIAASHALLNGRLKAIEEDLIVLKYIAPKEIDDFEKVSALLSEELKTPIKYMKELNEIYSNIKEATKYVDAANESDPRLVELIRSLRATRDRVIALGKESGDEKVEEFSKDVINEIDKLLEKVARKLGIYP
- a CDS encoding coenzyme PQQ synthesis protein produces the protein MNFDEVKDLKPQKVGELIDVTKSGEEEGYVIKLSEEKVYELAPIAYYVWELCDGNRTVTEIVDRASNDTNLPSDQVREPILTVLDELKKAALIVM
- a CDS encoding molybdopterin biosynthesis protein MoeA, which translates into the protein MRAILKDSELLYPQDALAKFLNEFGVKQLEVERINLEDSLNRIVAEDIISDIPLPPFSRSTVDGFAIKHDHCPGEFTVIDKIRIGEYKEIRIGNGEAVEVDTGSPIPEGATAVVKVENTVIEGNKVKVSKKLSFGENIGWIGTDIPKGTLVVRRGERLNPYKIALLASIGIRQVLVYKRPRIYIIITGDELVEPGKDLDPGKIYESNSYYLQAYYLSKGYEVIKRTHVNDDKELIRREILEGIEKADIVIVTGGSSAGEKDYVHQVIKEEGKIIVHGLKIKPGKPAILAEIKGKPVFGLPGNITSTMVINEEVVDKYIDIMYNISSYRYTIKATIINEVKSDYNRTTYIPVYLIKKDGKYYAIGMPFDSYMIGVFSTADGYIIVNPGENIEEGSEVSVYLRSLDERPVYIGEEEPTLYPRGFRVLPFGSYIGLKAIKYGIGDVIVISNLYDSNFKGDLSKERNIIETGEGNEYVGYLEWVGLSKLVKDPVVKLRYPSVALQLMDKAKIIIPATFHKDGKVIGKEKLEIIVRNQDIKKYFRG
- a CDS encoding single-stranded DNA-binding protein (in Sulfolobus solfataricus this protein plays a role in promoter opening and RNA polymerase recruitment under specific conditions), producing the protein MVDKVNSLKPGMENVNITVRVIEASEPRVIQTKNGTRTISEAVVGDETGRIKLTLWGNLAGTIKSGSVIKIANAWTTAYKGKVQLNAGSKSNVSEAEDNNIPEAESIPETTPSAGEYRGGGRGGRRFGGRRGGFRPRRESEGEEDE
- a CDS encoding von Willebrand factor A; translation: MSEDGFLRGVDYLDPLVKYRGERLGYTLKKLTGKDLQLEDGFLVDTYYIHYLPMPIPVTKEEVNKGKEVMYNFINMMLDSELVIKNRNYSIANSAVSMALSVSYIQNLIEELERIKRTSQSQEEREMAEQILNGLMKGSGGKESNTKNNEENQKMERLMKQVHEKALSKAVEDAEAVKNMQRIVGGNGAGTGSILNFEGEIHEVLRLARNTEIKKILEFLNGMPRLGSYTKKRTVRYARGELHGYEKGSDLERIVYSELALPDELFYVKFADSDLLLYQKKIKEALGPIYLLLDKSGSMDGEKIIWAKAVALSLYNRARRENRDFYIRFFDNIPYPLIKVMKNAKSKDVIKMIEYIGKIRGGGGTDISRSIISACEDIKEGHVKGVSEVILLTDGEDKIAETTVRRSLREANSVLISVMIRGDNADLRRIADKYLVVYKLDHDDLLRVVET